A section of the Cololabis saira isolate AMF1-May2022 chromosome 16, fColSai1.1, whole genome shotgun sequence genome encodes:
- the zte38 gene encoding zebrafish testis-expressed 38 — MAAGNMCMIKSKEETAEWTGLFLNELKTKQESLVFVKRMVAVAVSCITYLRGIFPELAYRSRYLEDVSIKVLRENCNAPGASKVVKWLMGCFDALERQYLQIICMGVYTNPEDPNCIIESYKFNFRYTEKGPEMDILRNDAMMTQVTLDDTKRASVLLIRKLFLLMQNLEALPENVYLTMKLYYYDDVTPADYEPPGFKEGVSDSMLFEGTPAHFKLGEVHTAYHSLKVQVSVEKSQVEKLQKGVCLQENKRASPEKKQIKYPSVKRHPEGDLPSEDESAQFKKPKRQLVKLQQQRYICTYRFSQDHMELLFNSIRASGGWNNNPSAGQFQAIFRRLMVRCGVSPSRSGNVAIQDETVFLQEKPTSFHPLSPTSLQLRNSDTVWTLEKQARSSSTQSNVAFFSLTRAFTRTVLDCDVEQDGLGM; from the exons ATGGCAGCTGGAAACATGTGCATGATAAAGAGCAAGGAGGAGACCGCGGAG tgGACAGGGTTATTCCTAAATGAGCTGAAAACCAAGCAGGAGTCCCTGGTGTTTGTGAAGAGGATGGTGGCGGTGGCCGTGTCCTGCATCACTTACCTGAGAGGGATCTTCCCAGAGTTGGCCTACAGATCCAGATACCTGGAAG ATGTTTCCATCAAAGTCTTGCGTGAAAACTGCAACGCTCCTGGTGCTAGCAAAGTTGTGAAATG GCTGATGGGCTGCTTTGATGCACTAGAGAGGCAGTAT CTCCAGATTATTTGCATGGGG GTTTACACCAATCCAGAAGATCCTAAT tGCATCATTGAGTCCTACAAGTTCAACTTCAGATACACTGAAAAGGGACCAGAGATGGACATACTCAG GAACGACGCCATGATGACGCAGGTGACACTGGATGACACGAAGCGAGCCTCAGTGCTGCTCATCAGGAAGCTGTTCCTGCTCATGCAGAACCTGGAAGCCCTTCCCGAGAACGTCTACCTCACCATGAAGCTGTACTACTACGATGACG TCACCCCTGCAGACTACGAACCGCCAGGCTTCAAGGAGGGGGTGTCTGACAGCATGTTGTTTGAAGGAACGCCCGCGCACTTCAAGTTGGGGGAGGTACACACAGCTTATCACTCTCTGAAAGTCCAGGTGTCAGTGGAGAAAAGCCAGGTGGAGAAACTGCAGAAAGGAGTGTGCTTGCAGGAGAACAAGAGGGCATCTCCAGAGAAGAAACAGATCAAG TATCCTTCGGTAAAAAGGCACCCTGAAGGCGATCTTCCCTCTGAGGACG AGTCTGCGCAGTTCAAGAAGCCTAAAAGACAGCTGGTTAAG CTTCAGCAACAGCGGTACATCTGCACCTACCGCTTTAGCCAAGATCACATGGAGCTCCTTTTCAATTCCATCAGGGCATCAG GGGGCTGGAATAACAACCCTTCAGCGGGCCAGTTCCAAGCCATTTTCCGCCGGCTCATGGTGCGGTGTGGAGTGTCTCCAAGCAGATCAGGAAATGTGGCGATACAGGATGAGACTGTGTTCCTGCAGGAGAAACCGACGAGCTTCCATCCCCTTTCGCCAACATCCCTGCAATT GCGCAACAGCGACACCGTGTGGACGCTGGAGAAACAGGCCCGCTCGTCCTCTACGCAGAGCAATGTCGCTTT CTTTAGCCTGACCCGTGCCTTCACTAGAACTGTGTTGGACTGTGACGTGGAGCAGGACGGGCTCGGCATGTAA